The following are from one region of the Calonectris borealis chromosome 35, bCalBor7.hap1.2, whole genome shotgun sequence genome:
- the LOC142074412 gene encoding free fatty acid receptor 2-like, producing MLVLTIYIVAFTIGLPANIFVFATLLSTARRRRLSSSTILLLNLTAADLLLLLFLPFKMVEAAAGMTWPLPIVLCPVANYCFYSTIYLSSLFLAALSVERYLSVVFPLHYTNQRRAGRAMAASLIIWLLACSHCSIVFAAEYHSGRNPPTTNSSAVIGSADSKMSNPDGLNSNGFSISDHEYSTTDGFLHSRSISSADGFNPDDFKMSPLGGSITHGFNPSSSKISSPTGAKPKVFRNSDSTDNSFVPRGSKTTNGAISTRNGSRISNRSKPQTSKPNISTSKTSTRHGATAQAASGSSASSRTSTGPSSTAPIVRDGSNATNVYKCYDDFSEEQLRFVLPLRLELFLVLFLLPFAVTIFCYINFVRVLLARPNISLEKKQRAVGLAVATMVNFGVCFAPYNISHVVGFVEKKSPAWRTYALLFTSLNAALDPVIFYFSSTAVQKATAGVVGAVRDKLRGFVGLCYGAFSPGTSQGESVGSST from the coding sequence ATGCTGGTCCTCACCATCTACATCGTGGCCTTCACCATCGGCCTCCCGGCCAACATCTTCGTCTTCGCCACCCTCCTGAGcaccgcgcggcggcggcgcctctcctcctccaccatcCTTCTCCTCAACCTGACGGCCGCcgaccttctcctcctcctcttcctccccttcaaGATGGTCGAAGCGGCCGCCGGCATGACCTGGCCCTTACCGATTGTCCTCTGCCCGGTGGCCAACTACTGCTTCTACTCCACCATCTATCTCAGCAGCCTCTTCTTGGCGGCCCTCAGCGTCGAGCGTTATCTTAGCGTCGTCTTCCCCCTCCACTACACCAATCAGAGAAGAGCAGGGCGGGCGATGGCCGCCAGCCTCATCATCTGGCTCTTGGCTTGCTCCCATTGCTCCATCGTCTTCGCGGCCGAGTATCACAGCGGGAGGAACCCGCCCACAACCAACAGCTCCGCTGTCATTGGCTCTGCTGACTCCAAGATGTCCAATCCTGATGGCCTCAACTCCAACGGCTTCAGCATCTCCGACCACGAGTACTCCACCACCGACGGCTTCCTCCACAGTAGGAGCATCTCCAGCGCCGATGGCTTCAACCCCGATGACTTCAAGATGTCCCCTCTCGGTGGCTCCATCACCCACGGCTTCAACCCCAGCAGTTCCAAGATCTCCAGCCCCACCGGCGCCAAGCCCAAGGTCTTCAGGAACTCCGACTCCACGGACAATAGCTTCGTCCCCCGTGGCTCCAAGACCACCAACGGCGCCATCTCCACCCGGAACGGCTCCAGGATCTCCAATCGCAGCAAGCCCCAGACCTCCAAACCCAACATCTCCACCTCCAAAACATCTACCCGCCATGGCGCCACCGCCCAGGCCGCGTCCGGCTCCAGCGCCAGCTCCCGGACCTCCACTGGTCCCAGTTCAACCGCTCCCATCGTCCGCGATGGCTCTAACGCCACCAACGTCTACAAATGCTACGATGACTTCTCTGAAGAGCAGCTACGCTTCGTCCTCCCGCTACGCCTGGAGCTCTTCctcgtcctcttcctcctccccttcgcCGTCACCATCTTCTGCTACATCAACTTCGTGCGAGTTCTCCTCGCCCGGCCAAATATTTCCCTGGAGAAGAAACAACGAGCCGTGGGCTTGGCCGTGGCCACCATGGTCAACTTTGGGGTCTGCTTCGCGCCCTACAACATCTCACACGTGGTGGGCTTCGTGGAGAAGAAGAGCCCGGCTTGGAGAACCTACGCTTTGCTCTTCACCAGCCTCAACGCCGCTCTGGATCCCGTCATCTTCTACTTCTCCTCCACGGCGGTGCAGAAGGCCACGGCGGGGGTGGTGGGGGCCGTGCGGGACAAGCTGCGGGGATTTGTGGGCTTGTGTTATGGGGCGTTTTCTCCTGGGACCTCCCAGGGTGAGTCTGTGGGTTCCTCGACATGA
- the LOC142074373 gene encoding free fatty acid receptor 3-like, translating to MSAPPFAINHRLCLGVYAGAFALGLPLNVAALVALGTAARRRRLLPADVLLLNLTVGDLALVASLPIRMAEAAWEATWKLPPALCPLFVFLFFTSVYLTILSLTALSVDRYLGAAFPVQYRRHRRATHAAVAAAGFWAAALAHCSVVYVAQPDAAVNGTACYTRFAGPQLATLLALRLEIFLVLFCLPLAITAFCYGRLVCIVVALPATAPGRRRRAVALASATAVAFVFCFTPFNVSHVVGYLRRENPPWRAYAVLLTTLNVCLDPLIFCFSSAALRRGLRQVWDTVGVGRLCTGCRVPAGQSEGPAEASGRGQSGTSSHQEAGGAELVPPWGLKT from the coding sequence ATGTCGGCCCCGCCTTTCGCCATCAACCACCGCCTCTGCTTGGGGGTCTACGCCGGCGCCTTCGCTTTGGGGTTGCCCCTCAACGTGGCAGCCCTGGTGGCCTTGGGGACGGCGGCCCGGCGCCGGCGCCTCCTGCCCGCCGACGTCCTCCTCCTCAACCTGACCGTCGGTGACCTAGCGCTGGTGGCCTCCTTACCCATCCGCATGGCCGAGGCGGCGTGGGAAGCCACCTGGAAGCTTCCGCCGGCCCTCTGCCCGCTCttcgtcttcctcttcttcaccAGCGTCTACCTCACCATCCTCTCCCTCACCGCCCTCAGCGTCGACCGCTACCTCGGCGCCGCCTTCCCCGTCCAATACCGCCGGCACCGCCGGGCAACCCACGCCGCCGTGGCCGCCGCCGGCTTCTGGGCGGCCGCTTTGGCTCACTGTAGCGTGGTCTACGTGGCCCAACCCGACGCGGCGGTCAACGGCACGGCCTGCTACACCCGTTTCGCCGGTCCTCAGCTGGCCACCCTGCTGGCCCTCCGCCTGGAGATCTTCCTGGTGCTCTTCTGCCTCCCCTTGGCCATCACCGCCTTCTGCTACGGCCGCTTGGTCTGCATCGTGGTCGCCCTCCCCGCCACGGCGCCGGGTAGGAGGCGCCGAGCGGTGGCCCTGGCGTCGGCCACGGCGGTGGCCTTCGTCTTCTGCTTCACCCCCTTCAACGTCTCCCACGTGGTGGGGTACCTACGGCGGGAGAACCCACCTTGGAGAGCCTACGCCGTGCTGCTCACCACCCTCAACGTTTGCCTCGATCCTCTCATCTTCTGCTTCTCCTCCGCCGCCCTCAGACGGGGTCTCCGGCAGGTTTGGGACACGGTGGGAGTCGGGCGGCTCTGCACCGGGTGCCGGGTGCCGGCGGGACAAAGCGAGGGTCCGGCCGAGGCGAGCGGACGTGGACAATCTGGAACATCTTCGCATCAAGAGGCGGGTGGTGCCGAACTGGTGCCACCTTGGGGGCTTAAGACCTGA